A genome region from Lucilia cuprina isolate Lc7/37 chromosome 3, ASM2204524v1, whole genome shotgun sequence includes the following:
- the LOC111684343 gene encoding microsomal glutathione S-transferase 1-like: protein MSALELISFDNEVFRSYVLWGTIMVTKMLLMGPLTALQRFKNKTFNNPEDLTSKDNKVKFDDPDVERCRRAHRNDMENIVPYLALGFYYVITNPSADIAINVFRAVGIARIVHTLVYAVFVIPQPARVLSYMVGLVATVYMAIRIMIYAF from the exons atgtcagcTTTAGAATTAATATCTTTTGACAATGAAGTCTTTCGATCCTATGTTTTGTGGGGTACTATAATGGTTACCAAAATGTTGCTAATGGGGCCATTGACTGCCCTGCAACGTTTTAAAAATAAG ACCTTTAACAATCCTGAAGATTTAACCTCCAAAGATAATAAGGTTAAATTCGATGATCCTGATGTGGAACGTTGTAGAAG aGCCCATCGCAATGATATGGAAAACATTGTACCATATCTGGCCCTTGGTTTCTATTATGTCATAACTAATCCATCTGCCGATATAGCTATAAATGTTTTCCGTGCCGTGGGTATTGCTCGTATTGTTCATACCTTGGTTTATGCTGTTTTTGTTATTCCTCAACCTGCCCGTGTTCTTTCCTATATGGTTGGTTTGGTTGCTACTGTATACATGGCTATTCGGATCATGATTTAtgcattttaa